The Actinomycetota bacterium region GGCTTTGCCTTTTCCTGGATCTCCGCCGTCATCGGGATGATGGTGAAGGATCCCGAGACAGTCCAGGTCGCCGGTTTTATCTGGATCTTCCCGCTGGTCTTCGCCAGTGGCGTCTTCGTGCCGACGCAGACGATGCCCAGCTGGCTACGAGTCTTCGCCGAGCACCAGCCGGTGACGATCACGGTGAACGCCCTGCGATCGCTGCTGCTCGAGGGCACAACCACTGACGTGGGCAAGACTCTTCTGTGGACGGGGGGGATTCTCGCCGTCTTCGTGCCACTGTCCGTCTGGGCCTACAAGAGAATCGCCTGAGCTGGATTTCCAGGGGCGGGAACAATAAACTGTCATGCGGCCATGGAAAAAAACGTAACCATAGAATCCAGCGCGGCTGACAAACGCATAGCGCTGATCGTCGCCTCGCTCAGTTCTTTCCTGGCGCCGTTCATGATATCGGCGGTCAATATCGCCCTCCCGGATATCGCCCGTGACTTCCACGCCAGCGCCGTCCAGGTCAGCTGGTTCGCCACCGCCTATCTGCTGACGACCTCGATGTTCCTGGTTCCCTTCGGCCGCATCGCCGACATCCACGGCCGCAAGAAAGTCTTCACTTACGGGATGGTCGTGTACACGTCGTCGTCGCTGCTCGCGGCGCTGTCGAACTCGGCGATGATGCTGATCGGCGCCCGGCTGGTGGAAGGGGTAGGCGCCGCCATGATCATGGGCACCGGCGTCGCCATCCTCACCTCGATCTTCCCGCCACAGGAGCGGGGGAGGGTCCTGGGCATCAACGTCGCGGCGGTCTACCTGGGGCTCTCGCTGGGTCCTGGCATCGGCGGCTTCTTCACCGATTTCGTCGGCTGGCGCAGCGTCTTTCTGCTCAACGTGCCCCTGGGGATGACGGCTCTCGCCATGATCGTCTGGGGCCTCAAGGGGGAATGGGCCGGCGCCCGCGGCGAGCGCTTCGATTTCCGCGGCTCGCTGATCTATATCATCAGCCTGCCGGCGCTGATATACGGCCTGCCGAACCTGCCCGAGCAGTATGCCGTCGGCGCCGCTTTTGTTACGGCCGGTGTGCTGGGATCGATCATCTTCATCTGGTGGGAGTCGCGCGTCGAACACCCCATCCTGGATGTCAACCTCTTCCGCCACAACACCGTCTTCGCCTTCTCGAACCTGGCGGCGCTCATCAACTACAGCGCCACCTTCGCGGTCAGTTTCCTGCTGAGCCTCTACCTGCAATACACGAAAGGCTACAGTCCCTTCGTGGCCGGACTGCTGCTGGTGCCCCAGCCGGCGGTGATGACGCTGCTCTCGCCCTTCGCCGGCCGCCTTTCCGACCGCATCGAGCCGATCGTGGTGGCTTCGGTGGGAATGGCTGTGACGACCGTGGGCCTGCTCTTTTTCATCTTTCTCGGGGAAGGGACCAGCATGGCTCTGATAATTGTCAACCTGGTGATCCTGGGCATCGGTTTCGCGCTGTTTTCTTCCCCCAACACCAACGCCATCATGAGCTCGGTCGAGAAGCGCTCGCTGGGCGTCGCCGCCGGGACCATGGGGACGATGAGGACGATCGGCCAGAGTTTCAGCATGGGCGCGGTGATGCTGATATTCGCCGTCTACATCGGCAGCGCCCAGATCACACAGAAAGTCTTCCCGCAGTTCCTCACAAGCGTGCGTGTAGCTTTCATCTTCTTCACCTGCCTGTGTTTCCTGGGCATCTTCGCTTCGCTGGCCCGGGGAAACGTGCGGCGGCCTGAGCAGGCGGCGAGCAGCCGGGAAGGCTGAGCTCGCGGGTCAGGACTGAAGCCGGCGGCCAACGCTCAGGAGAGCAGCTTGCGGATCTTCTCCGGGTCGATCAGCCGCACCGGCTTTAAGCCCCACATCTCGCGGATGGTGTTGATCTCCTCAACGGGAAAGCTGTAGCCGGTGCCGCAGATGCTGTCGTAAGACTTGCGGTAGGCGGTGGGAGCCTCCTCCTGCCGGCGGCGCTCCATCATGTAGCTGTAGACGTCGACCCCCTCGGGGCATGCTTCATCACACTTGCCGCAGTTGGAGCAGTTCCAGGCGCCGGTCCGGGACCTGCCGCTGAGGATGGTCGTGACCGACTCGCCGCCAGCCCTGACAGCGACGCAGTACTCGCTGCAGATGCCGCAGTTGTTGCACTCTGGTTCATTCATTTTTCGAATACCTCTTCCAGGATCTCCGGCTTCAGGCCAAGCTCGTGCGCCGGGATGCCGAACGACAGGCCCAGCAGCTGCGGCAGGAACATCAGCGGCAGCGATATCTCCGGAGTGGTCTTTCGCACCTTGTCCTGCATGCCCTGCAGCAGCAGGTAGCAGTTGCCGCAGGAAACAATAAGAAACCGTGCTCCGGCGGAGATTGCCGAGCCCAGCTTGGCTTGCGCCGCCTCGAGCGCCGCCGGCTCGTCCGACATCATCAGCGTCGAGCCGCAGCATTCATATTCCATGTCATAATCGACGACGGTGGCGCCCGTAAGTACGGCGATCTCACGCATCTTCCCTGGCTTCCAGGGATCGTCGAACCGGGCGACGGCGCTGGGCCTGATGACGTTGCAAGGATGAGACAGGGCCACGCTCAGATCAAGCCTGCCGGTGACCGCCGCGGCCACCTCTTCCATTTTAGCGGACAGCGCTTCGAGGATGTGGCTGACCTTGACCGTGCCGCTGTAGTTAAGGCCGAACTCCGCCAGCTTCCCGTTCACTTGGGCCAGCAGTTGCTCGTCTTCGGCCAGCATGGCCTGCGCCTGCTTCAGGGTCCGGGTGCAGCTGCCGCAGAGGGTCAGGACGTCGAGCCCCTTCGATTCGGCGAGAGCCAGATTGTAGGCGGGAAGGTTGATCCACTTGTCGGAGAATGATGGCACGATCGAGGAGCCACAACATGAGAATTCATCCATGTCGACAAGCTCGATTCCCAGACGCTCCAGCACCGTCCGGGCCGAGAGCTCGTAAGCCTGGTAGTGCGTGAATATCAGGCACCCCGGGAAGAGCAGCATTCGTTCCACTTTAAGCCTCTTTCTCTTCCTCTTCCTTCTCGCCCATCGCCTGCAGCACGACCTCGGCGATGTCCATCACCTTGGGCTTGGACTCCGAGCGGTTGGAGGCTCCCTTGAGCACGCGCTTGCACTGCTGGCAGGCGGTGATGATAGCGCCGGCGTCGATCGCCGCCGCTTCTTCGATGAGGTCCATCGAGACATAGTTGGCCAGGTCGGGATCGAGTATCTCGATGTCGCCGCCGCCGCCGCAGCAGAGGGCCATCTCACGGTTGTCGGGGAACTCGCGATTGTCGAGCCCGGGAACGGCTCCCAGCACCTGCCGCGGCTCCTCGTAGACGCCGCTGTTCCTGGCCAGGTCGCAGGGGTCGTGATAGGCGGCCTGCAGATCGACGCTCGCCTTGAGCACGAGCTTGCCCTCGTCGATCAGGCGCTTCAAGTACTGCGTGTGATGCAGCATCTCGATCCCCCCGAGGTCGAGGTAGTCATCCTTGAAAGTGTGATAACAGGAAGGGCAGGAGAACACCATCGTCTTGGCGCCGATCTTCCTGATTGCCTCGATGTTGTGGGCCATCAGCTCCTCGGTCTCGTCGCGCATGCCGCCCACGATCAAGGGATAGCCACAGCACCATTCCTCTTCTCCCATGACCGTGAAGTCGACGCCGGCGCGGTCGAGGATCTCGACCATGGTCGCCGGTATGTCCTGAACGGCCGGCGAGAATGAGGCGATGCAGCCGACGAAATAGATGACCTCGGCGTGTTCCTTCTGGTAGAGGTCCTCGGGTGGCTCGGGCATGAAGTCAACCCACATGGCCCGGTCGGCGTTGGGGAAGCTGGCGACGTTGTGCTCGGTATGCTCGGCCTCGATGACCGGGTCGAGCTTCTTGGAATAGCGGCCGGCCCGGTACATGTTCTCCCGGTTGGTGATGCCGATCTGCCTGGTCTCGATATAGGCGGGGCAGACCTCGCGGCAGCGTCCGCAGAGCAGGCAGTTGAAGACCTCGAACTGGAAGTCGTCCCATTGCTCCTCGGTCGGCTCGCCGCCGCCGGCCAGGCGGTTGGGGCCGTGCTGGCCGCGGATCATCTCCTTGAGCTGCTTGTGGACCCCGGCATAGGAATAGTAGTAACGGAAATCAGGGTTCTTCTGCGAAGCCGTCGTGATCTGGCAGGCGTCGGAACACAGCTGGCACTTCATGCAGGCGTCGATCTCGATCAGCTGGCGCGCGTTGAAGGGAATCGTCGAGGGCCTGCCCGCCAGGGCCCGCGGATTGTGCGGCACGGCGTTGATCATCGTGTTCAGCGGCGTCAGGAAGATGTGCCAAAGCTTGGTCACATAGGGAATCGAACCAAATAGCGTTGCCAGCAGGATCGATGAGAGCACCCACATGACCGTGGCGCCGGTCTCTGAATGAAGGCCGAACAGCTCCAGCGGCTTGGACAGGGTCCAGGCCACGAACCAGTAGCCGGCGATATGGTTGGGAACGTCATAGGCCAGAATGGTGACCGCCTCGGCCAGGAACCGGAAGAAGAACCAGCCTCCCAGCAGCATCACCGCGAAGATCTCAAAGGCGGTCGTCTTCAGGAAGAAGCTCTTGGCGATAAACCGGCGGTAGATGGCGATGATCTCGCCGGTCAGCACCATGCCCGCGAACATGTCGTTGAGGAAACCGTAGAGCGCATCGACGTTGGTGAAGGTGGCGGTGCCCTGGCCGACCGCCTTGAGGTAATAGGCGTCCGAGAAGGGCGAGACGAAGAATTCCAGCAGGTGCGAGCCGCCGGTGATGTCATGGATCTCCGGCACGCGGGTGCTGGTCTTGATCTCGTTGACGGTGATGACGCCGACGTAGCCGATGATGATGAACTCCTTCATGATCCAGCGCAGCTTGTCAGCCTTCCATAAACGTGGTTGCAGGAAGATATCCACCACGAAAGCCCGGATCAAAGTCAGGATGTTGAGTGAGAAGATGTTCCTGAAGATGCCCTTGATGCCGGCGCCGAAATCGTGCCGGCCCTTGAGCCAGATGGAAATGTTCCAGATGACGCCGGCGATCATGACGACGGCGCCGGCGATGAAGATCAGGGAAAAGACCGGTGGTCTTGTCATCGGTTATCCTCCATGTTCAGGTATTCCCCGGGAGTGGGGCCCATATCGGCCAGTTCCATACGAATCTTGGCTATGTCTTCCATGTTGGGGGTGAAGGGATAGCTGCGGATGTCTCCCGGCGGCCCGTCGCCGTAGGGCCTGGTGCAGGAAACGAGTTTGTCCTTCCCGGGGCAGCCGCTGGTCATGAAGGGGATGCCCGAGTCGATGACGATCTTCACTTCCTCCGGGTCGACGCCGAAATCGCTGATCCGGCCCGAGTCGTCATAAGAGATGCCCTCGCTGCTGGTGAAGCCGTTCTGTATCAGGTAGCTGGCCAGCTGCAGGCGCCGGTACTGACCCGGCGGGCAAGGCTGGCGCTCCGCCAGCGCCGAGCCTTCTTCCGGATAGAAGGAAAACAGATGCACGTTGGCGCCGAGGCCATATACCTTCTGGATGGTCCTTGCCATATCCCGCTCCGTTTCGCCCAGCCCCACGATCAGATGGCAGCCCGCCTTCCTCTCGCCGAAGACCTCGACGGCGTCTGCCAGGCATTGCCAGTATCTTTCCCATTTGTGGGGCCCTTTAACGGCCGAGCCGCGATAGCGGTCGAACAGCTCTTCAGTGGCGGCATCGATGGCGACGCTGCCGATCTCGGCGCCGGCGTCCCTCAGCGCTACGATATCATCGCGGTCCAGGACGGTGGGTGCCATCAGGATCGACACCGCCGCGTCCAGCGGCCGCAGGCTGCGGGCGACCGCCAGCGTGTCATCGACGGCCTTGCCGTGGGTGACCATGGAGATGCAAACGCGGTCAACTCGCTCCGGATGCCCGCCGATCCGGCCAATGATCTCTTCCAGGGGGAAGGAGGGCCATTCCACCCTGATGAAACTCTTTTCGCTGAAGCGGCCGCCCCTCTGCCGCTGCAGGCCGCAGTAGGCGCAGCTGCCGGCGCAGCCGCTCTCGTAGGTGAGCAGCAGGTTGATGCAGGAAAGGGTGGCGCCGCGGTAGAAGATGCCGGACCTGAGGCCGAGCGTCATCGCCGCCGCCAGGCTCATCTGCAGCCGCGCCGGACTGTTGCTGATCGGGGCGTCTCTCGCCGGGGTATCTTTTTCCGTGGCGGCGCTTGCCGCGCTAACGACTTTGTTGCTATCTGTCAATTTGCCCTCTTTCATTTCTCGTAATATTCGTCAAAGGCGATCCAGCTCTTTCTGATTGCCGCGCTCAAGTCGCCGGCATCTCCGGCCCAGAACGGCAGCAGCCGTCTGCGGCGCTCCACCGCCCGGTCGAGAGTGTCGCCGAGAAACAGCCGGCAGGACTCATCGTATTCTCCCAGCATTTCCAGGTCACGACCGGCCGCCGCTCTCGCGGCGGCCTCGCCCGCCAGTTCGCCGGCAAAGATGGCGTTGGCGACGCCGGCTCCGGTGATCGGATGGCAATGCCCGGCCGCGTCCCCGGCCAGGATCATGTTCTTATGCCACAGCTTCGACTGGCCGCCGACCGGTATCAGGCCGCCGGTCCTGGCCAGCGGCTCGGCGCTTCTAATGATTCCCATCTCCAGCAGCTCGCGGATAAACACCTCGAGCGCCTCCCCGGGCCTGACGGCGCCTCCAGGGTCCTCGCCGATGCCGGTCGTGTCCGCGCCGGTCGTGCCGGCGCCTGTCATGCCCATGAGGCCCGGCTCCACGCCGATGCCGACGTTGGCCACGCCATCCTTGGGGAAGACCCAGCCGTATCCCCCCGGGATCGCCTTGCGGAAAAAAATCTCGGTCGTATCGAGTTCGCCGCTCAGCGGCAGCAGATATTGCCTGGCGTGGACGAAGCCGTTGCTACCAAGTCCCATCCAGCTTCTGACCGCCGATGCCGGGCCGTCGGCGCCGACAATGACCCCGGCCTCGATGGCCTGCTGACGGCCCGATTCGATT contains the following coding sequences:
- a CDS encoding MFS transporter, giving the protein MEKNVTIESSAADKRIALIVASLSSFLAPFMISAVNIALPDIARDFHASAVQVSWFATAYLLTTSMFLVPFGRIADIHGRKKVFTYGMVVYTSSSLLAALSNSAMMLIGARLVEGVGAAMIMGTGVAILTSIFPPQERGRVLGINVAAVYLGLSLGPGIGGFFTDFVGWRSVFLLNVPLGMTALAMIVWGLKGEWAGARGERFDFRGSLIYIISLPALIYGLPNLPEQYAVGAAFVTAGVLGSIIFIWWESRVEHPILDVNLFRHNTVFAFSNLAALINYSATFAVSFLLSLYLQYTKGYSPFVAGLLLVPQPAVMTLLSPFAGRLSDRIEPIVVASVGMAVTTVGLLFFIFLGEGTSMALIIVNLVILGIGFALFSSPNTNAIMSSVEKRSLGVAAGTMGTMRTIGQSFSMGAVMLIFAVYIGSAQITQKVFPQFLTSVRVAFIFFTCLCFLGIFASLARGNVRRPEQAASSREG
- a CDS encoding CoB--CoM heterodisulfide reductase iron-sulfur subunit B family protein, translated to MLLFPGCLIFTHYQAYELSARTVLERLGIELVDMDEFSCCGSSIVPSFSDKWINLPAYNLALAESKGLDVLTLCGSCTRTLKQAQAMLAEDEQLLAQVNGKLAEFGLNYSGTVKVSHILEALSAKMEEVAAAVTGRLDLSVALSHPCNVIRPSAVARFDDPWKPGKMREIAVLTGATVVDYDMEYECCGSTLMMSDEPAALEAAQAKLGSAISAGARFLIVSCGNCYLLLQGMQDKVRKTTPEISLPLMFLPQLLGLSFGIPAHELGLKPEILEEVFEK
- a CDS encoding (Fe-S)-binding protein, encoding MTRPPVFSLIFIAGAVVMIAGVIWNISIWLKGRHDFGAGIKGIFRNIFSLNILTLIRAFVVDIFLQPRLWKADKLRWIMKEFIIIGYVGVITVNEIKTSTRVPEIHDITGGSHLLEFFVSPFSDAYYLKAVGQGTATFTNVDALYGFLNDMFAGMVLTGEIIAIYRRFIAKSFFLKTTAFEIFAVMLLGGWFFFRFLAEAVTILAYDVPNHIAGYWFVAWTLSKPLELFGLHSETGATVMWVLSSILLATLFGSIPYVTKLWHIFLTPLNTMINAVPHNPRALAGRPSTIPFNARQLIEIDACMKCQLCSDACQITTASQKNPDFRYYYSYAGVHKQLKEMIRGQHGPNRLAGGGEPTEEQWDDFQFEVFNCLLCGRCREVCPAYIETRQIGITNRENMYRAGRYSKKLDPVIEAEHTEHNVASFPNADRAMWVDFMPEPPEDLYQKEHAEVIYFVGCIASFSPAVQDIPATMVEILDRAGVDFTVMGEEEWCCGYPLIVGGMRDETEELMAHNIEAIRKIGAKTMVFSCPSCYHTFKDDYLDLGGIEMLHHTQYLKRLIDEGKLVLKASVDLQAAYHDPCDLARNSGVYEEPRQVLGAVPGLDNREFPDNREMALCCGGGGDIEILDPDLANYVSMDLIEEAAAIDAGAIITACQQCKRVLKGASNRSESKPKVMDIAEVVLQAMGEKEEEEKEA
- a CDS encoding radical SAM protein; the encoded protein is MTDSNKVVSAASAATEKDTPARDAPISNSPARLQMSLAAAMTLGLRSGIFYRGATLSCINLLLTYESGCAGSCAYCGLQRQRGGRFSEKSFIRVEWPSFPLEEIIGRIGGHPERVDRVCISMVTHGKAVDDTLAVARSLRPLDAAVSILMAPTVLDRDDIVALRDAGAEIGSVAIDAATEELFDRYRGSAVKGPHKWERYWQCLADAVEVFGERKAGCHLIVGLGETERDMARTIQKVYGLGANVHLFSFYPEEGSALAERQPCPPGQYRRLQLASYLIQNGFTSSEGISYDDSGRISDFGVDPEEVKIVIDSGIPFMTSGCPGKDKLVSCTRPYGDGPPGDIRSYPFTPNMEDIAKIRMELADMGPTPGEYLNMEDNR
- a CDS encoding NAD(P)/FAD-dependent oxidoreductase, producing MRRCDVLVIGAGPAGSMAAMTAAAEGASVILLERKPQVGLPVQCAEFIPMQIATRFGLGRETLVQMVAAMNTHLPDGSVTRTPFRGIICNRDGLDRHLAGLASEAGADIICGARATGVDGDVVTVIESGRQQAIEAGVIVGADGPASAVRSWMGLGSNGFVHARQYLLPLSGELDTTEIFFRKAIPGGYGWVFPKDGVANVGIGVEPGLMGMTGAGTTGADTTGIGEDPGGAVRPGEALEVFIRELLEMGIIRSAEPLARTGGLIPVGGQSKLWHKNMILAGDAAGHCHPITGAGVANAIFAGELAGEAAARAAAGRDLEMLGEYDESCRLFLGDTLDRAVERRRRLLPFWAGDAGDLSAAIRKSWIAFDEYYEK